Proteins co-encoded in one Arachis hypogaea cultivar Tifrunner chromosome 13, arahy.Tifrunner.gnm2.J5K5, whole genome shotgun sequence genomic window:
- the LOC112791830 gene encoding ubiquitin domain-containing protein 7SL RNA1-like, which translates to MDVYFDIQRGRTFCIEIGYFDSVLEIKEKVHKYQGIPVAKQTLFFNGHILQDDGDVWKYDILNNSHIQLVVADSDKSPIAGMIKIEDVPAIRSDLSPIVIKVHLNLKIASFKAHVPVEMNVTDSVLKLKEKIQEMEGVSTNKILLHATGIELHDHQLLKDCDISDKSEIDVSLRPSPTTSAVASSRGSGSGNASKKLKLMVLPNTETNKIPVEVNASDNVRELRKELQKLHQNLQFHLPQENYFFIYKQNVMDDNMSFRSHDVVQGDTIEIFNGSVTGGS; encoded by the coding sequence ATGGATGTGTATTTTGATATCCAAAGAGGGAGAACCTTTTGCATTGAAATTGGATACTTCGATAGTGTTCTTGAGATCAAAGAAAAGGTGCACAAGTATCAAGGCATTCCCGTTGCAAAACAAACTCTCTTTTTCAACGGTCATATTCTCCAAGATGATGGCGACGTTTGGAAGTACGACATTCTTAACAATTCGCACATTCAACTCGTCGTTGCAGACTCAGACAAGTCGCCCATTGCTGGTATGATCAAGATCGAAGATGTACCAGCAATAAGGAGCGACTTGTCTCCCATTGTCATCAAGGTCCATCTCAATTTGAAAATCGCTTCATTTAAAGCGCATGTTCCCGTGGAAATGAACGTAACGGACAGCGTTTTGAAACTGAAAGAAAAGATTCAAGAAATGGAAGGCGTATCGACAAACAAGATTCTCTTACATGCAACAGGAATAGAATTACACGATCATCAACTACTGAAAGATTGTGACATTTCAGACAAGTCTGAAATCGACGTGAGTCTGAGACCATCGCCTACAACTTCAGCTGTGGCTAGTAGCCGCGGCAGCGGTAGTGGCAATGCTTCAAAGAAGCTCAAGCTAATGGTGTTGCCAAATACAGAGACCAATAAGATACCTGTGGAAGTGAATGCATCGGATAACGTTAGAGAGTTAAGGAAAGAATTGCAAAAGTTGCATCAGAATTTGCAATTTCATTTACCACAAGAAAATTATTTCTTCATTTACAAGCAGAATGTTATGGATGACAATATGTCTTTTCGATCGCACGATGTTGTTCAAGGTGATACCATTGAAATTTTTAATGGTAGTGTTACCGGTGGTTCATGA